The following are encoded together in the Candidatus Methylomirabilis oxygeniifera genome:
- a CDS encoding conserved protein of unknown function (Evidence 4 : Homologs of previously reported genes of unknown function) — MMSDGESRPMCEVVAVCCSSTHSFGKPPLDAIRLLEGLGVEGDAHLGRTVKHRSRVAVDPTEPNLRQVHLIHTELHDELRAAGFDVSPGQMGENIATRGIDLLALPTGTLLRLGQEAVVEVTGLRTPCAQLDAFRPGLMAAVLGRDESGRLIRKAGIMGIVRTGGVVRPGDVVKVELPPPPHCPLDRV; from the coding sequence GTGATGTCGGACGGTGAGAGCCGACCGATGTGTGAAGTAGTGGCGGTGTGCTGCAGTTCGACGCACTCGTTCGGCAAGCCGCCGTTGGACGCCATTCGCCTGCTTGAAGGCCTCGGCGTGGAAGGCGACGCCCACCTCGGACGAACGGTCAAACACCGCTCGCGGGTGGCGGTCGACCCAACCGAGCCGAACCTGAGGCAGGTCCACCTGATCCATACCGAACTGCACGACGAACTGCGGGCCGCGGGATTCGACGTGTCCCCCGGGCAGATGGGCGAAAATATTGCCACCCGCGGCATCGACCTGCTCGCCCTGCCGACCGGTACCCTGCTTCGACTCGGCCAGGAGGCGGTTGTCGAGGTCACCGGGTTACGCACCCCATGCGCCCAGCTCGATGCTTTCCGGCCTGGACTGATGGCAGCGGTGCTGGGCCGGGACGAGTCCGGGCGACTGATCCGAAAGGCCGGCATCATGGGGATAGTGCGGACCGGCGGGGTAGTACGGCCGGGAGATGTGGTGAAGGTCGAGTTGCCTCCTCCGCCTCATTGCCCGCTGGACCGGGTGTAG